A region from the Deltaproteobacteria bacterium CG2_30_66_27 genome encodes:
- a CDS encoding phosphocarrier protein HPr, giving the protein MSTEREFDIPNRFGLHARAAAKLVRLANGFASEILVEKEGMEVNGKSIMGVLMLAAPKDSKIRIRAIGPDAEEAVAAIGELITGKFGEE; this is encoded by the coding sequence GTGAGTACGGAACGCGAGTTCGACATCCCGAACCGGTTCGGCCTGCACGCCCGCGCCGCCGCGAAGCTGGTGCGACTGGCGAACGGGTTCGCCTCCGAGATTCTCGTTGAGAAGGAAGGGATGGAGGTCAACGGAAAGAGCATCATGGGCGTGCTGATGCTGGCGGCGCCCAAGGACTCGAAGATACGGATCCGCGCGATCGGTCCGGATGCGGAAGAAGCCGTGGCGGCGATCGGGGAGCTGATCACGGGGAAGTTCGGGGAGGAGTAG